The genomic DNA GCTCGAGCACGGCGCGGTCTGGATCACCTACAAGAAGCCCTTGTCGCCCGAAAACCGTTCGTACGTCAGCGGACTCGCATCCGGCCAGTACGTCCTGGTGTCCTCGTACGCGCGCCAGGAGGCTCCGTTCGTCCTCACAGCGTGGGGCAAGCAGGTCGCCGTCGCCGACCTCAAGGACGCGGCGGTCGCGGACTTCTTGAAGAAATACGTCCAAGGTCCGCAGACTCCAGAACCCGGTGCCCCCTGCTCCGGCGGATACGCTCCTGGTGCGACAGTCTGAGCGGATCGTCGGGGAGCACGCACACGATCTATTCGGGGGGCCATGGAACCGGAGGAGGTCGTGGCCCCGTCGCAGGCACGACCCACTGCAACGGTTACCGCACAAGGAGTTCGTCATGCCCCGCACCCGCAACCGCGCCGCTCGCGCCGCCGTCGTCTCGCTCGCCCTCGCCGGCGCGCTCGGACTGAGCGCCTGCCAGGAGGACAGCCCCACCGCGGCTGAGCCCACGTCGGCTGCCCCCACCTCGTCGGCTGCTGCCGAGCCCACCAGCGAGGCACCCTCCTCGGAGGCTCCCACCACGGAGGCCACGTCCGAGGCTCCGTCCACGACCGCGGCGCCCAGCGCCTCGACCTCGGCTCCCGCCGGTGGTCCGGTGGGCGACACGACCCTGACCCCCGAGGGCACGACGCTGAAGTTCGGTCAGCCGGCCGTCGTCAAGGAGGGCTCGGGCGACTCCGCCGACACCTACCGCCTCTCGGCCACCGCGCTGGAGGTCGCACCCGACTCGGTCTACACCTCCGAGAACCTCAACAAGGCCAACGGCAAGGTGTACTACCTGCGCTACAAGGCCACCAACATCGGCAAGTCCGGTGCGACGTGGGGTGCGTCGGACGTCAACAGCTTCATGTTCATCCCGAAGCTCTCGCCCGACCAGAAGGGCAAGAAGCTCATCGGCTCGATCGACGCCTGTGACACCCCCAGCGACGACATCCCGGTCGGCGGTACCGGTGACGGCTGTGAGGTCTACCAGATCACCGGCAACACCGTCACCGACGTGATCTTCCGTGCGGGCGACAGCCGCGTCGTCTGGACGAAGTAGCACCAGCACGTACGCAAGGGCCCGGTCGCCACGGCGGCCGGGCCCTTCGTCGTACCCGAAGTGGCGAGAGTCAGCCATCGTGAGCACCGGCCACAAGGCGTGGCAGCGGATAGGTTGCGAGCGCCCCGTACACCGCATCAGGAGTTTCGTCATGCCCCGAAGCAGTAGGCGCGCCCGCGCCGCCGTCCTCGCCGTCGCTCTGGGAGGTGCCCTCGGACTGAGCGCGTGCTCGGATGATGCGTCGGTCAGCGCGCCGGCGTCGACGGCCGCGCAGACCTCGGCGGCCGCGCCGAGCTCATCCGCCGAGACCCCGGCGGCCACGTCCGCCGCGCCGACCTCGGAGTCCGCGGCTCCCGTCGAGGAGTCCACGACGACGAGCACCACCGCCGCGTCGCCGACGACCTCGGCGTCGAAGGGCGACATGAAGGTCACACCGTCAGGGACGACGCTGAAGGTCGGCCAGCCGGCGCTGATCGAGACCCGGGACGGCGAGCTGTTTCGCGTGACGCCCAAGACCCTCGCGGCGGCCCCGGACTCCGACTACGCGGCCGCCAACCTCGACAAGGCCGACGGCACGATGTACTACCTGACGTTCGACGTGAGCAACGTCGGCGACGTCGAAGGTCACGTCAACCGCCGCTACCTGCACCCCAAGACCGACGCGGGCGGCATGATGGGACCGAAGGTGCTCTACGGCAGCACGCCGGCCTGCAAGGGCACCGCCGGCGACCTGGCCCCCGGCGCGACGCAGACGAACTGCTACATCTACCAGATCGACGGCGCACCGATCACTGATGTCGAGTACGCCGGCTCGCCCCAGAAGCTCACCTGGACCAAGTAGCACCCGCACGCACGCAGGGCCCGGTCGCGACGGCGGCCGGGCCCTGCGTCGTACCCGCGGTCAGTGCTGCTCGACGGGTACGCCGAACGCGAGCGGCTCGCGGGTGAACCGGTAGGTCGCCCAGAGCAGCTGGCGTACGGACCCGTCGGAGTGGCGTGCGACGCGCAGCAGCTCGCCCTTCTCGCGGCCGGCGACCGTGCGGTAGACGTCGTCCTCGACCCGTTCGAACCGCGACGACGGCCGGGCCGCCGGGAGCCCGTCGATGCGGGCCTCGAGGCCACCGTCACGAATGACGAACGTGAACCCCTGGCCCTCGGACCACCAGCGCCCGGTGAGGGGTACGAGCTCGGCCGGCTGCTCGGTGCCTGGCGTCCACGGCGTGAGCGGCTCGGGGTCGTGCTCCAGCACGTACGACGCGAGGTCGAGCGCCGCAGCGCGTGGGTCAGGGGCGTTGGTGGCGTTCATCAGGATGATGCCCGTCGTGCCGGACGAGCGCTCGGTGAAGACACCCGAGACCGAGCCCGGCAGCCCGCCGGTGTGACCGACCCAGGTGCGGCCGTCCCGTCGAGCGAGCTCGAGCCCGAGGCCCCAGGCGAACGACCAACCGGTGGTGTCGCCGACGATCTGCGGCTGGCACATCTCCTCGAGGGTCGCGGGTGCGAGCACCGACGGGTCGGGCGCGGCGAGGAACCCGTGCCAGGCCGCCATGTCGGTGGCGGTGCTCCAGATCGCCCCGGCCGATGCGGTCGCCTGCTTGTCGACGCGTGGCTCGGTCACGGGCACGTCGCTGAACGGCGGCACGTAGTAGGCGCCGGCGACCGGGCTGGACGGGCGCAACGCGGTGCGGCGCAGGCCGAGCGGGTCGAGCAGACGCGCACGCAGGCTCTCGCCCCATTCGCGACCGTCGAGGCGGGCGATGATCTCGCCGAGCACGGCGTAGCCGAGGTTGCTGTAGTGCCACGTGGTGTGCGGGCGCAGCACGCGCTCGGCGTCGTTCCACCCGGTCACGAGCCCTGCGCGGTCGGGGAACTCCAGGGTGTCCCAGACGTCGCCGACCGGCTCGCGCTGCATGCCGGTGGTGTGCGACAACAGCTGGCGGAGCGTGACCCGCGGGTGCTGGGTCTCGGGCAGGTGCTGGTCGACGGTGTCGTCGAGGGTGAGCCGCCCCTCGTCGCGCAGCTGCATCACCATGACGGCCGTGAACGTCTTGGTGTTGGACGCCACCTGGAAGTGGGTGTCGGCGCCGAGATCGACACTCTGGTCGTCGAGGTCTGCCACGCCGATGCCGTTGTGCCACAACAGCTTTCCGTGGCGGCCGACCGCCGCGACGAGGCCCGGCACGCGTCCGTCGACCTGGCGGCCGGTCGCTGTGCGGGTGAGCTCACGGTCGGTGGTGGGGCTGATCGGCGACGGCTCCTGAGTCATGACACCCGAACCTACGCCCCGAGCAAAGGTCACCGTCAGGACACCCGCAGGTCGCGCCACGGCCACGTTGGTCGCGAAGAGTAGGCATCACCACACGTATCGGTGGGCGCGGGTGGACGCGCCCACCGACCGGCCGAGACCGCGAGGACGGGGCCGACGGGCCGGCGTACGACGAAGGGGGTGCTGCGATGGCTCTCGCGCCACCTCATCGTGCGCCCGTGACGTTGCCGGCCCGGGCCTCCGGCGACCTGCGCCGGATCCGGGTGACGTGGGAGCAGCCCGATCTGCTCGACGTCGCGTCCTACCGGGTGCACGGCCAGCACGTACGCCGCTCACCGGCCGCCCGCCTGCGACCCGCCGAGCACAACCTGATGGCCGAGGTCGACACCCCGGTCTACGCCCAGCACGACCTCAGCCCGCACGGTGAGCGGTGGGAGTACCTCGTGGTCGCGGTCGACGCCCACGGTGAGCCGTGCGCGAGCAGCGAGCCCGTCGAGGCCACCTCGACCACGTCGGTCACGGTGACGGGTACGCCGGTCGCGACCGTCGGCTCCTTCAACGGGCGTGGCCATGAGCTGGCCCTGTCGCCGTCGGGGTTCGCGCGCTACCAGTCGGTGTTCCCCGCCGACGTCGACTTCACCCATGGTCGTGACCGGCCAGACACGGCGTGGAGCTATCTGCAGCCCGGGCCGGACGACGCGTGGGCCGGGCGGCGTAGCCACCGGTTCCGTCTGCGCTTCTGGTTGGACGACGTGCCGACCGACGACCTCGACCTGGCCGTCTGGCTGACCGACCGCCATCCGGTGCGTGCAGGTGCCGCCGGTCTCACGGTCAACGGTGCGGTCATCGACCCGCTGATCTTCGCCGACGAGGTCGAAGCAGCCCCGTTGGCGGCGCCGGCCGTGCCGGGGAGAGGTGCCGGACCGGCGTACCTCGAACGCCCGGTGAGCAGGGCGTTGTTCAGGCGCGGCGAGAACGTCATCGAGATCGCCAAGGAGCAGGGCTCCTGGATCGCGTACGACGCGTTGGGCGTCTTCGCCCGACGTGCCTGACGTCGCCGGCTGCGCGGCTCAAACCCTTCCTGGTCCCGCTGGGAAGATGACCGCATGGTGACCGAGGAGCTCAGCGCGCGCAGACCGGACGTGCAGTCGATCGAGTGGCCGTGGCGCACCGAGCGCCTGGAGCTGCGACCGATCGTCGAGAGCGACGTCGAGGCGATGTACGCGCTCCGCTCCGACCCGCAGGTGCAGTGGTTCTGCGGTGGGCCGGCCATGTCGCGTGGGGACGCCCAGCGACGAGTGGCCCTCAACGTCTCGCGGATGCAGCCCGACTCCGACGAGCCCGGCATCGCCCTCGCGGTGATCGACCCGTCCGACGGTCGGATGTGGGGCGACGCGCTCATCGGGCTGAAGCCGTCCCAGGCGGTCGGGATGCACCCGACCGCCGAGTGGGAAGGCGTCATCGGCTACACGCTGCAGCGCGCGAAGTGGGGTGCGGGCTGGGGCACTGAGGTCGCAGATGCGTTGCTGCGCATCGCTTTTGAGCGGCTTGGTCTGAGACGGGTGCGTGCTGACGTGTTCGCTGGCAACGTCGCCTCCGAGCGGTTGCTGCGTCGACTCGGGATGCGCCTCGAAGGGCGCACCGTGCAGGCCGTGCTCGGCGAGGACGGCACCTGGTGGGACGACCTCCACCTGGCGATGCTGCGCGAGGAGTGGCCGACGCGCACGGTCGACCCGCAATGACGATCAAGCCGAAACCCTTGACACACATAAGGATCGAGTCATGACAACGAATTCTCTGGCGCGGCGTCTCGGGCTGAGCGACGCGGTGACGATCGGCCTGGGCTCGATGATCGGTGCAGGGCTGTTCGCGGCGTTCACCCCGGCTGCTGCCGCCGCCGGCTCGTGGCTGCTGGTCGGGCTCGTGCTCGCAGCCGTCGTGGCGTTCTGCAACGCGACGTCGTCGGGTCAGCTCGCTGCGCAGTACCCGTCGTCGGGCGGCACCTACGTCTACGGGCGCGAGCGGCTCGGGCCGTGGTGGGGCTACCTCGCCGGCTGGTGCTTCGTCATCGGCAAGACGGCGAGCTGTGCGGCGATGGCGATGACCGCTGCGGCGTACGCCGTGCCGTCCGGCTGGCAGCGCCCGGTCGCTGCAGCGGTCGTGCTCGCGATCACCGCGGTCAACCTGCGCGGCGTGACTCGAACTGCCGCGGCCACCAAGGTGATCGTGACGATCGTGCTGGCGCTGCTCGTGCTCCTGCTGGTCGCCTGCTTCGCCGGGGGAGCGGCCGACCTCGACCGTGTCTGGTCGACGAGTTCCGTTGGTGTCTATGACATCTGGCAGTCCGCCGGGTTGCTCTTCTTCGCGTTCGCGGGCTATGCGCGCATCGCCACGATGGGCGAGGAGGTACGCGACCCGCGGCGTACGATCCCGCGCGCCATCACGATCGCGCTCTCCGTCGCGGTCGTGCTGTACGCCGTCGTGGCGGTGGCCGTGCTCGCCGTCCTGGGCCCGGAGCAGCTGGCGACGACCACCGCGCCGTTGGCCGAGGCTGCCGGGTCTGCGTGGTCGTGGGCCGAGCCGCTCGTGCGCGTGGCCGGTGCACTGGCTGCCGTCGGAGCGCTGCTCGCCCTCGTCGCCGGCATCGGACGTACCTCCCTCGCGATGGCGCGCGAGGGAGACCTGCCGCGCTGGCTCGCGGCCGTGCACCCGGCGTACCACGTGCCGCACCACGCCGAGATCACCGTCGGCGTCGTCGTCGCCGCGCTCGTGCTCGTCGCGGATCTGCGTGGGGCCATTGGTTTTTCGTCGTTCGGGGTGCTGCTCTACTACGCGGTCGCCAACGCGGCGGCGTACACGCAGAGCGGTGAGCACCGGCGCTACCCCAAGGCGTTGCAGGTGCTCGGTCTGCTCGGGTGCCTGTCGCTCGTGGCGACCTTGCCCTGGAGGTCGGTGGCCCTGGGCCTGGTCGTGCTCGTCGTCGGTGTCGCCTGGCGACTGATCAGCTCCAGCGGCGGAACGCGGCAGCGGTCTCCTCGGCTGGGCAGCGACCCTCGGCAACGCTGATCACGAGGTCGTAGGCGTCGTCGAACGGCGCATCGAGCTCGATGTCGTTGAGGCCGAGAAAGACGACAGCAGAGGTCCATCCGAGTCGCTTGTTGCCGTCGACCAGCGGGTGGTTGCGGACGATCGACTCCATGAGTACGGCCGCCTTGAGATGGACATCGGGGTAGGCCTCGTCACCGAACACGGTGGAGGCCGGCCGATGCGCGGCGCTGTCCAGGAGCCCGACGTCGCGAACCGGCAGGTCACCGATCGCGTCGATGATCGTGAGCAGGTCCTCCGTCGTGAGGTAGCGGGTCACTGCGCGAGGCGGTCGAGGAGTGGGCCGTAGTTGCGCACGGCCTTCTGCGCCAGGCGGCGTACGTCCTCGCGCTGCGCGGAGCGGGCGCCCTGCTCGATGATGGCGCGGTTGACGGCGTCGTTCTTGCTGATGCCCTGCTGCTCGGCGAGGGTGGTCAGGACGCGGTCTGCTTCGTCAGTCAGGCGTACGTTGATGGCCATGGTCGATGGTACCAATCCGGTGCCATCCCGGCCGTCGACGGCGACTTGACCCTGACGTGACGTGAGGCCCGATCGTCGATGCCATGACCGAGACGCAGGAGGCAGCGGTGGCGTACACCGTCGGACAGGTGGCCCAGGAGCTCGGGGTGACCGTGCGGACCCTGCACCACTACGACCGGATCGGGCTGCTCGTGCCGAGCGAGCGGTCCACCTCCGGCTACCGCCTCTACACCGACGCCGACCTGGAGCGGCTCGCGCACATCGTGGTCTACCGGAGGCTGGAGATGCCGCTGGACGAGATCGCGCGGGTGCTCGAGTCCGGTGACGCGAGCACGCATCTGCGCCGTCAGCGCGACGCGGTCATCGCCAGGCTGAGCGAGCTGAACGAGCTCGTCGCAGCGATCGACAACGCACTGGAGAAGACCATGGCCGACGAGCCGATGACCACCGAGGACATGAAGCAGCTGTTCGGCGACAGCATCGAGGAGTACCAGGGGGAGGCGCAGGAGCGCTGGGGTGACACCGACGCCTGGAAGGAGTCGCAGCGGCGTACGAAGGGCTACACCAAGGCCGACTGGGTCGCGATCAAGGCCGAGGCCGACCAGATCCAGGAGCACCTGGCGCAGGTGTTCAAGGGTGGTGCCGCTGCCGACAGCCCCGAGGCGATGGACGCCGTCGAGGCGCACCGCGCTCACATGAACCGGTGGTTCATGACGGTGTCGCCCGAGTTCCATCGCTGCCTGGGCGACCTGTACGTCTCGGACCCGCGCTACACCGCGACGTACGACGAGGGCTTCGAGGCGCCCGGCCTCGCCCAGTGGGTGCGGGACGCGATCTACGCCAGCAGCGACCGCGCCGAGCAAGCCTGACACGCCGGATCTGCGAACGACGCTCACACCAGCAGACGACGCGCACATATCCGCGTCGTCTGCGCGTGTGAGCGTCGTTGCGTGGGGCGGGAGGCCGCAACCGGCAGGCCAGGCGTACGCCGACCCGACCGGTCGGCGTACGCCGGTGCCCGCCGTCGTACGGCTGGCCTAGGCTCATCGCCATGTCCAGCGTCGATCCAGAGCCCGGCGTCTTCATCGCGTTCGAGGGTGGTGACGGCGCGGGCAAGACGACCCAGATCGAGCGCTTGCACGGCTGGCTGTCCCAGCAGGGTCGTGAGGTCGTCGTCACCCGTGAGCCGGGCGGCACGCCGGTCGGTCAGCAGATCAGGCAGCTGGTGCTGCACGGTGACGACCTGGCCCCGCGGGCCGAGGCGTTGCTGTTCGCCGCCGACCGCGCCCACCACGTCGCAACCGTCGTACGCCCTGCGCTCGCCCGCGGTGCCGTGGTGCTGCAGGACCGCTACCTCGACTCCTCGGTCGCCTACCAGGGTGCGGGCCGCGACCTCGACGCCGACGAGGTCCAGCGCCTGTCGCTGTGGGCGACCCAGGACCTGCGCCCCGACCTGACCGTTCTGCTCGACGTCTCGCCCGAGACGGGTCGTGCGCGCCGCGGTGACGTGCACGACCGGTTGGAGAGCGAGAGCGACGACTTCCACGACCGCGTACGCCGGCACTTCCTCTCCCTCGCCGAGGCCGAGGCGCACCGCTACCTCGTGGTCGATGCGGCGTTGCCCGTCGACGAGATCGCGGCAATCGTGCAGGAGCGGGTCGCCGAGATCGTGGGTGTCGCATGAGCGGCGAGGAGGGCGCAACGCAGGTCGCGGGCGAGGCACGAGCACGCGGCCGGAGCGGAGGCCGACCGAGCGCGACCAGTGGGACGGCGACCGGCGTCTGGCAGGACGTCATCGGCCAGGAGCAGACCGTCGCGACGTTGCAGGACGCCGTTCGTGACCCGGCCCGCATGACGCACGCGTGGCTGCTCACCGGGCCGCCCGGCTCAGGGCGGTCGACGGCGGCGCGGGCGTTCGCGGCGGCGCTGCTGTGCCCCGACGGCGGGTGCGGGCAGTGTCACGAGTGCCGTACGGCCCTCGACGGCAGCCACGCCGACGTCACCGTGCTGGCCACCCAGGGCCTGTCGATCCAGGTCAAGGACGCACGTGAGCTGGCCCAGCTCGCGCAGCACCGCCCCTCGGTCGGAGCCTGGCGCATCATCGTCATCGAGGACGCCGATCGCCTCACCGAGCGCGCGGCCGACGCGCTGCTGAAGGCTCTCGAAGAGCCCGTGCCGCGCACCGTCTGGCTGCTGTGCGCGCCGTCGGTCGAGGACGTCATCATCACGATCCGCAGCCGCTCCCGACACGTGCGACTGCGTACGCCCCCGGTCGCCGCGGTGGCCGAGCTGCTCACCCGCCGCGACGGCATCGAGCCCGCGATGGCGACGTACGCTGCGCGCGCCGCCCAGTCGCACGTCGGTCTCGCGCGCCGGCTCGCTCGTGACGAGGGTGCCCGTGGTCGGCGCCGCGACATCCTGCGCCTTGCCGGGCGCGTCCGCTCGCTGGGCGACGCGATGGAGGCGGCCGCCGATCTGGCCGCGATCGCGACGCAGGAGCAGTCGGCCAGCTCGGCCGAGCGCGACGCCGCCGAGAAGGCCCGGTTGCTCGAACAGCTCGGCGCTGACCCCGAGGCCCGCACCCAGCCGCCGCACATCCGCTCGCAGCTCAACGCTCTCGAGAAGGAGCAGAAGACCCGCGCCACCCGCTTCGGGCGCGACGTCATCGACCGCTCGCTGGTCGACCTGCTCTCGATCTACCGCGACGCCCTCGTCGCGCAGGCCGGAATGCCGGTCGAGCTGGTCAACGCCGACCTGGACGACGACGTCCGCGCCCTCGCTCAGCACCTCACCTCCGAGCAGCTGCTCGGCGCGATGGACGCCATCGGCACCGCGCGCGAACGCATCGAGGCCAACGTGCCGCCGCTGCTGGCCCTGGAGGCCATGGCGATCTCACTGCGCCTGCCCCGCTGACGGCACGCTGCCGGTGACCATGTGATCGTCCCGCCCCACCTCCTTATCCGGCCGAATGCGCATGTCGCGCTAGTTGGCCAGCCTCCGAACTAGCGCGACATGCGCACTCGGCCCGGGCGGGATCGCCGCGGACGGCTGAGCCGCCGCGATCAGGTGCGTCGGTTAGCGTGCTGTCCCGACGTGCCTCCCAGGGAAGCGAGACGACAGGTGACATCGACGACAACGCGCCGGGCGTCGTACGGGCGCATGGCCGCGGTCGGCGTGATCGGGTTGGCGACCGTGCTCGCCGGCTGTGACCGCGACGCGAGCGTCGACGGGCCGAAGGGCAGCAGCTCGGCCAGCAGCGCCACCGGTACGAGCGCGGCGACGGCCGCTCCCAGCGCCGCGCTCGCGAAGTTCTACAACCAGAAGCTCACGTGGGAGGACTGCGAGACCGGCGGCTCGAAGTGCGCCAGCCTGAAGGTGCCGATCGACTACGCCAAGCCCGAGGGCGGCACGGTCAACATCGCGGTGCTGAAGTCGCCGGCCAAGGGCGACAAGAAGGGCTCGCTCGTGGTCAACCCGGGCGGCCCGGGTGGCTCCGGTGTCGACTACGCCGCGGCGGCCGACTACGTCGTGAGCGACAAGGTGCGCAAGGCGTACGACGTCGTGGGCTTCGACCCGCGGGGCGTGCAGCGTTCGGCACCCATCACCTGCCTCGACGACCAGCAGCTCGACGGCTACCTCGGCGCTGACCCGAGCCCGGACGACAAGGCCGAGGAGGCGGCGTTCATGAAGGGCGCCAAGGGCTTCGGCGACGCCTGCAAGACCAAGGCCGGACCGCTGCTCGGCCACGTGTCGACGGTCGAGGCGGCCAAGGACATGGACGTGCTGCGCGCGGCCCTCGGCGAGCCCCGGCTGGACTACCTCGGCAAGTCGTACGGCACCTTCCTCGGGTCGACGTACGCCGACCAGTTCCCTACTCGCGTGGGCAAGTTCGTGCTCGACGGCGTGGTGGCGCCCGACCTCACCAACACCGAGATGAACAAGGGCCAGGCGGAGGGGTTCGAGCGCGCGACCCGGGCCTACGTCAAGGACTGCGTCGCGAACGGCAGCTGCCCGCTCGGCTCGACACAGGCCGCCGGCGAGCAGAAGATCCGCGACTTCCTCAAGCAGGTCGACGCCACGCCGATCCCCGTCACCAACGACGACAAGGTCACCCGCCTCACCGAGGGCTGGGCGTCGATGGGCATCGCCGCCGCGATGTACGACCAGGGCAGCTGGGGGCAGCTGACGACCGCTCTGCAGAACGCGTTCAACGGCGACGGCAACGCGCTGATGGGCCTGGCCAACACCTACGCCGAGCGTGACAGCAGCGGCTCCTACAGCGGCAACATCATGCAGGCGATCAACGCGGTCAACTGCCTCGACCGGCAGGGCAGCGCCGACACCGCGTCGTACGAGAAGGACCAGGCGGCCTTCGCCAAGACCGCGCCGACGTTCGGGCCGATGCTCGCGTGGGGCACGGCGATCTGCGGGTCGTGGCCGGTCAAGGCGACGGGCGCTCCCAAGAAGATCACCGCTGCCGGCTCCGACCCGATCCTGGTCATCGGCACGACCCGCGACCCGGCCACGCCGTACGAGTGGTCGCAGCGCCTCGCCGCGATGCTGCAGAACGGTCGGCTGATCACGTACGACGGTGACGGCCACACGGCGTACCGCCGCTCCAACGCGTGCGTCGACAACGCCGTGGACGCCTACCTGCTGCAGGGCAAGGACCCGGGCAAGAACGTGAAGTGCTGACGGGCGCGCCGCCCTCGATCT from Luteipulveratus halotolerans includes the following:
- a CDS encoding alpha/beta hydrolase, yielding MTSTTTRRASYGRMAAVGVIGLATVLAGCDRDASVDGPKGSSSASSATGTSAATAAPSAALAKFYNQKLTWEDCETGGSKCASLKVPIDYAKPEGGTVNIAVLKSPAKGDKKGSLVVNPGGPGGSGVDYAAAADYVVSDKVRKAYDVVGFDPRGVQRSAPITCLDDQQLDGYLGADPSPDDKAEEAAFMKGAKGFGDACKTKAGPLLGHVSTVEAAKDMDVLRAALGEPRLDYLGKSYGTFLGSTYADQFPTRVGKFVLDGVVAPDLTNTEMNKGQAEGFERATRAYVKDCVANGSCPLGSTQAAGEQKIRDFLKQVDATPIPVTNDDKVTRLTEGWASMGIAAAMYDQGSWGQLTTALQNAFNGDGNALMGLANTYAERDSSGSYSGNIMQAINAVNCLDRQGSADTASYEKDQAAFAKTAPTFGPMLAWGTAICGSWPVKATGAPKKITAAGSDPILVIGTTRDPATPYEWSQRLAAMLQNGRLITYDGDGHTAYRRSNACVDNAVDAYLLQGKDPGKNVKC
- a CDS encoding APC family permease, yielding MTTNSLARRLGLSDAVTIGLGSMIGAGLFAAFTPAAAAAGSWLLVGLVLAAVVAFCNATSSGQLAAQYPSSGGTYVYGRERLGPWWGYLAGWCFVIGKTASCAAMAMTAAAYAVPSGWQRPVAAAVVLAITAVNLRGVTRTAAATKVIVTIVLALLVLLLVACFAGGAADLDRVWSTSSVGVYDIWQSAGLLFFAFAGYARIATMGEEVRDPRRTIPRAITIALSVAVVLYAVVAVAVLAVLGPEQLATTTAPLAEAAGSAWSWAEPLVRVAGALAAVGALLALVAGIGRTSLAMAREGDLPRWLAAVHPAYHVPHHAEITVGVVVAALVLVADLRGAIGFSSFGVLLYYAVANAAAYTQSGEHRRYPKALQVLGLLGCLSLVATLPWRSVALGLVVLVVGVAWRLISSSGGTRQRSPRLGSDPRQR
- a CDS encoding DUF3105 domain-containing protein, encoding MRTIPAAVGAALLAAGLTGCQQAEAPPATTPAERIEGLGVVRSYTVTSRNHVTTWPSYAQHPAVGGDHYAEWASCGVYDAEVPEPNAVHSLEHGAVWITYKKPLSPENRSYVSGLASGQYVLVSSYARQEAPFVLTAWGKQVAVADLKDAAVADFLKKYVQGPQTPEPGAPCSGGYAPGATV
- a CDS encoding type II toxin-antitoxin system death-on-curing family toxin; this encodes MTRYLTTEDLLTIIDAIGDLPVRDVGLLDSAAHRPASTVFGDEAYPDVHLKAAVLMESIVRNHPLVDGNKRLGWTSAVVFLGLNDIELDAPFDDAYDLVISVAEGRCPAEETAAAFRRWS
- a CDS encoding DNA polymerase III subunit delta' codes for the protein MSGEEGATQVAGEARARGRSGGRPSATSGTATGVWQDVIGQEQTVATLQDAVRDPARMTHAWLLTGPPGSGRSTAARAFAAALLCPDGGCGQCHECRTALDGSHADVTVLATQGLSIQVKDARELAQLAQHRPSVGAWRIIVIEDADRLTERAADALLKALEEPVPRTVWLLCAPSVEDVIITIRSRSRHVRLRTPPVAAVAELLTRRDGIEPAMATYAARAAQSHVGLARRLARDEGARGRRRDILRLAGRVRSLGDAMEAAADLAAIATQEQSASSAERDAAEKARLLEQLGADPEARTQPPHIRSQLNALEKEQKTRATRFGRDVIDRSLVDLLSIYRDALVAQAGMPVELVNADLDDDVRALAQHLTSEQLLGAMDAIGTARERIEANVPPLLALEAMAISLRLPR
- the tmk gene encoding dTMP kinase: MSSVDPEPGVFIAFEGGDGAGKTTQIERLHGWLSQQGREVVVTREPGGTPVGQQIRQLVLHGDDLAPRAEALLFAADRAHHVATVVRPALARGAVVLQDRYLDSSVAYQGAGRDLDADEVQRLSLWATQDLRPDLTVLLDVSPETGRARRGDVHDRLESESDDFHDRVRRHFLSLAEAEAHRYLVVDAALPVDEIAAIVQERVAEIVGVA
- a CDS encoding CopG family transcriptional regulator, with protein sequence MAINVRLTDEADRVLTTLAEQQGISKNDAVNRAIIEQGARSAQREDVRRLAQKAVRNYGPLLDRLAQ
- a CDS encoding serine hydrolase domain-containing protein, translated to MTQEPSPISPTTDRELTRTATGRQVDGRVPGLVAAVGRHGKLLWHNGIGVADLDDQSVDLGADTHFQVASNTKTFTAVMVMQLRDEGRLTLDDTVDQHLPETQHPRVTLRQLLSHTTGMQREPVGDVWDTLEFPDRAGLVTGWNDAERVLRPHTTWHYSNLGYAVLGEIIARLDGREWGESLRARLLDPLGLRRTALRPSSPVAGAYYVPPFSDVPVTEPRVDKQATASAGAIWSTATDMAAWHGFLAAPDPSVLAPATLEEMCQPQIVGDTTGWSFAWGLGLELARRDGRTWVGHTGGLPGSVSGVFTERSSGTTGIILMNATNAPDPRAAALDLASYVLEHDPEPLTPWTPGTEQPAELVPLTGRWWSEGQGFTFVIRDGGLEARIDGLPAARPSSRFERVEDDVYRTVAGREKGELLRVARHSDGSVRQLLWATYRFTREPLAFGVPVEQH
- a CDS encoding MerR family transcriptional regulator encodes the protein MTETQEAAVAYTVGQVAQELGVTVRTLHHYDRIGLLVPSERSTSGYRLYTDADLERLAHIVVYRRLEMPLDEIARVLESGDASTHLRRQRDAVIARLSELNELVAAIDNALEKTMADEPMTTEDMKQLFGDSIEEYQGEAQERWGDTDAWKESQRRTKGYTKADWVAIKAEADQIQEHLAQVFKGGAAADSPEAMDAVEAHRAHMNRWFMTVSPEFHRCLGDLYVSDPRYTATYDEGFEAPGLAQWVRDAIYASSDRAEQA
- a CDS encoding GNAT family N-acetyltransferase, giving the protein MVTEELSARRPDVQSIEWPWRTERLELRPIVESDVEAMYALRSDPQVQWFCGGPAMSRGDAQRRVALNVSRMQPDSDEPGIALAVIDPSDGRMWGDALIGLKPSQAVGMHPTAEWEGVIGYTLQRAKWGAGWGTEVADALLRIAFERLGLRRVRADVFAGNVASERLLRRLGMRLEGRTVQAVLGEDGTWWDDLHLAMLREEWPTRTVDPQ